One genomic window of Actinoplanes lobatus includes the following:
- a CDS encoding methyl-accepting chemotaxis protein yields MKSPAASARRRSFNDLSVNLKIVSAVAVSSLVALSVSVLGWQGLGETNGYADKLYNSNVTSVTALGDLKAAFLKTRLDMMSHATLPDKANKAEYRKAFAADQKAAAAAFAAYRDSHPASDVAVIDQLEADYDEYVKIAEEKLLPASDRNDLTTWRKIREVETVPVAKRATASLAAMGTVENADAEATAGAAQESYDSNLTISIVMLLVGLTAGLGLGVFVARQIVRSLRKVHAVCDSLAAGDLTQTAGLTSLDEPGRMGRALDAAVARLRETVTTIGGSAVTLAGASRELSGVSSQLQSGAADAAAQAGAASQATEEVNAGVQTIAAGAEEMSASIAEIASNAGQAAQVANQAMSVAERTTAQVAELGTASAEIGDVVKLITVIAEQTNLLALNATIEAARAGELGKGFAVVAGEVKDLAQQTAKATEEITTRIAAIQSSSTTATEAISEITQVIQQISDYTTTIASAVEEQTATTSEMSRSVSDVATNTGGLAGTVSHVAQGAAATADSASSTQQAAADLTTLSGELTAIVNGFRH; encoded by the coding sequence AAGATCGTCAGCGCGGTGGCGGTGTCGTCCCTGGTCGCGCTGTCTGTCAGCGTCCTGGGCTGGCAAGGGCTGGGAGAGACCAACGGGTACGCCGACAAGCTCTACAACAGCAACGTCACCAGCGTGACCGCGCTGGGGGACCTGAAAGCGGCGTTCTTGAAGACCCGGCTCGACATGATGAGCCATGCGACCCTGCCCGACAAGGCGAACAAGGCCGAATACCGCAAGGCGTTCGCCGCCGACCAGAAGGCGGCGGCAGCGGCCTTCGCCGCCTACCGGGACAGCCACCCGGCCAGCGATGTCGCGGTCATCGACCAGTTGGAGGCGGACTACGACGAGTACGTGAAGATCGCCGAGGAGAAGCTGCTCCCGGCGAGCGACCGTAACGACCTGACCACCTGGCGGAAGATCCGCGAGGTCGAGACCGTGCCGGTGGCCAAGCGGGCGACGGCAAGCCTCGCGGCCATGGGCACCGTCGAGAACGCCGACGCCGAGGCCACCGCCGGCGCGGCCCAGGAGTCGTACGACTCGAATCTCACCATCTCGATCGTCATGCTCCTGGTAGGGCTGACCGCCGGTCTCGGCCTGGGTGTGTTCGTCGCCCGGCAGATCGTCCGGTCGCTGCGCAAGGTTCATGCCGTCTGTGACAGCCTGGCCGCGGGCGATCTCACGCAGACCGCGGGTCTGACCTCTCTCGACGAGCCGGGCCGGATGGGCCGTGCGCTGGACGCGGCAGTGGCACGGCTGCGTGAGACGGTCACCACGATCGGCGGGTCGGCGGTCACGCTGGCCGGCGCGTCAAGGGAACTGTCCGGGGTCAGCTCGCAGCTCCAGTCCGGCGCCGCGGACGCCGCCGCGCAGGCCGGTGCGGCGTCGCAGGCCACCGAGGAGGTCAACGCGGGCGTGCAGACGATCGCGGCGGGCGCGGAGGAGATGAGCGCGTCGATCGCCGAGATCGCCAGCAACGCCGGGCAGGCCGCCCAGGTCGCCAACCAGGCGATGAGCGTCGCCGAGCGCACCACCGCGCAGGTCGCCGAGCTGGGCACGGCCAGCGCCGAGATCGGTGACGTGGTCAAGCTGATCACCGTCATCGCCGAGCAGACCAACCTGCTGGCGCTCAACGCCACCATCGAGGCCGCCCGGGCGGGCGAGCTCGGCAAGGGCTTCGCGGTCGTGGCCGGCGAGGTCAAGGACCTGGCACAGCAGACCGCCAAGGCCACCGAGGAGATCACCACCCGGATCGCGGCGATCCAGTCCTCCAGCACCACGGCCACCGAGGCGATCAGCGAGATCACCCAGGTCATCCAGCAGATCAGCGACTACACCACCACGATCGCCTCGGCCGTGGAGGAGCAGACCGCCACCACCTCGGAGATGAGCCGGTCGGTGTCCGACGTCGCGACGAACACCGGCGGTCTGGCCGGCACCGTGTCCCACGTCGCCCAGGGCGCCGCCGCCACCGCCGACAGCGCCAGCTCCACCCAGCAGGCCGCCGCCGACCTCACCACGCTCTCCGGCGAACTTACCGCCATCGTCAACGGATTCCGCCACTAG
- a CDS encoding acyl-CoA thioesterase, with translation MADLFQVRVAVRGYELDLQGHVNQAVYLQYGEHARWQCFLAAGVGPDVLVRAGVGPVVLETTIRYLKELRAGDEVDVTCRFVWGDGKTFRVEQDYTRADGVPIARVTGVAGLMDRATRRLVADPAGRLRELATDPSWLGV, from the coding sequence ATGGCTGACCTCTTCCAGGTGCGTGTCGCGGTCCGTGGTTACGAGCTGGATCTCCAGGGCCACGTCAATCAGGCGGTCTATCTCCAGTACGGCGAGCACGCCCGCTGGCAGTGCTTCCTCGCCGCCGGTGTCGGCCCCGACGTGCTGGTCCGCGCCGGTGTCGGGCCGGTGGTGCTGGAGACCACGATCCGCTACCTGAAAGAGCTGCGGGCCGGCGACGAGGTGGACGTGACCTGCCGTTTCGTCTGGGGCGACGGCAAGACGTTCCGGGTCGAGCAGGACTACACCCGGGCCGACGGGGTGCCGATCGCCCGGGTGACCGGGGTGGCCGGGCTGATGGACCGGGCGACCCGGCGGCTGGTCGCCGACCCGGCCGGGCGGCTGCGGGAGCTGGCTACCGACCCGTCCTGGCTCGGCGTCTGA
- a CDS encoding dipeptidase, with amino-acid sequence MWPIDESARDGGDRIARLLSTYPLIDGHNDLPDALRTLAGGPVSPAELEKFALDQPHPRTRTDLPRLTAGRVGAQFWSVYVPGDLPPAAAVVRTLQQIDLVHEMTRLHSGRLAPARTADQVEEAFRAGRIAGLIGAEGGHSICDSLAVLRMLAELGVRYLTLTHNQNVAWADSATDVPRLGGLSDFGREVIAEMNRIGMLVDLSHVADTTMHDALNVSTAPVIFSHSSARALCGHPRNVPDDVLTRLPGNGGVCMVTFVPAFLTADRWAWERQPDGPPPPVTVEQVADHVEHVREVAGIEHVGIGGDFDGCGDMPAGLDDVSGYPRLFGELAARRWSDADLAALAGGNVLRVMRAAETVSGGQ; translated from the coding sequence GTGTGGCCGATCGACGAGTCTGCTCGTGACGGGGGCGACCGAATCGCCCGCCTGCTCAGCACGTACCCGCTGATCGACGGGCACAACGATCTGCCGGACGCGCTGCGCACCCTGGCCGGAGGCCCGGTCTCCCCGGCCGAGCTGGAGAAGTTCGCCCTGGATCAACCGCATCCACGGACCCGCACCGACCTGCCGCGGCTCACCGCCGGACGGGTCGGCGCCCAGTTCTGGTCGGTCTACGTGCCCGGCGACCTGCCACCGGCCGCCGCCGTGGTGCGCACCCTCCAGCAGATCGACCTCGTCCACGAGATGACCCGGCTGCACTCCGGCCGGCTGGCGCCGGCGCGGACCGCGGACCAGGTGGAGGAGGCCTTCCGGGCCGGGCGCATCGCCGGGCTGATCGGGGCCGAGGGCGGCCACAGCATCTGCGACTCGCTCGCCGTCCTGCGCATGCTGGCCGAGCTGGGCGTACGGTATCTGACCCTGACCCACAACCAGAACGTCGCCTGGGCGGACAGCGCCACCGACGTACCCCGGCTCGGTGGCCTGAGCGACTTCGGCCGTGAGGTGATCGCCGAGATGAACCGGATCGGCATGCTGGTCGACCTGTCGCACGTCGCCGACACCACGATGCACGACGCCCTGAACGTCAGCACCGCGCCGGTGATCTTCAGCCACTCGTCGGCGCGGGCGCTCTGCGGCCACCCCCGCAACGTGCCCGACGACGTGCTGACCCGGCTGCCCGGCAACGGCGGCGTGTGCATGGTGACGTTCGTCCCGGCGTTCCTGACCGCCGACCGGTGGGCCTGGGAGCGGCAGCCGGACGGCCCGCCCCCGCCGGTGACGGTGGAGCAGGTGGCCGACCACGTCGAACACGTCCGAGAGGTGGCCGGGATCGAGCACGTCGGCATCGGCGGCGACTTCGACGGCTGCGGCGACATGCCGGCCGGGCTCGACGACGTGTCCGGCTACCCCCGGTTGTTCGGGGAACTGGCGGCCCGCCGCTGGTCCGACGCGGACCTGGCGGCGCTGGCCGGCGGCAACGTGCTGCGGGTGATGCGGGCCGCCGAGACGGTCTCCGGCGGGCAGTGA
- a CDS encoding oxygenase MpaB family protein, with protein MTTHADLRVPTRFGADREWSERAARPLRLVAGPGANPTGEEVAALGAGLIRRDELAAELVRAVRPNELHRALVAGPDGDVPEPLRAFYDAVGQRPSWVDDTLLARGAEACRTFGMDAGLVLAYGSLLGGYRTAAALEPLVRTGRLAGGETLRRIQETSIWWRAVTAPGGLRPGAEGYRLSLHVRVMHALVNARLEADPAWDWELRGVPVNQYDQASTLGVFSTSFLLHLRLLGVRVSRADAHAVMHLWSYIGWLMGVDEDWLPHTERRGRRLLYHFLSHDPPPDGNSVALARALIDMTDDVTTGWRRRYERERALSVSCWLLGRAALRDLGLPYRPPWYGLARIGANLLVSQGLGRLPGGRARLLARSERQARAQFHRWGAALPPA; from the coding sequence ATGACGACGCACGCGGATCTGCGGGTACCCACCCGGTTCGGCGCCGACCGTGAGTGGTCCGAGCGGGCGGCCCGCCCGCTGCGGCTGGTCGCCGGCCCGGGAGCGAACCCCACCGGAGAGGAAGTGGCCGCGCTCGGCGCCGGCCTGATACGCCGCGACGAGCTCGCGGCCGAACTGGTCCGGGCGGTGCGGCCGAACGAGCTGCACCGGGCGCTCGTCGCCGGCCCGGACGGCGATGTGCCGGAGCCGCTGCGGGCCTTCTACGACGCGGTCGGGCAGCGGCCGTCCTGGGTGGACGACACGCTGCTGGCCCGCGGCGCCGAGGCCTGCCGGACGTTCGGCATGGACGCCGGCCTGGTCCTGGCGTACGGGTCGCTGCTCGGCGGCTACCGCACCGCGGCCGCCCTGGAGCCGCTGGTGCGGACCGGGCGGCTGGCCGGCGGCGAGACGCTGCGCCGGATCCAGGAGACCTCGATCTGGTGGCGCGCGGTCACCGCACCGGGCGGCCTCCGGCCGGGCGCCGAGGGCTACCGGCTCAGCCTGCACGTCCGGGTCATGCACGCGCTGGTCAACGCCCGCCTGGAGGCCGATCCGGCCTGGGACTGGGAGCTGCGCGGCGTGCCCGTCAACCAGTACGACCAGGCCAGCACCCTCGGCGTCTTCAGCACCAGCTTCCTGCTGCACCTGCGCCTCCTGGGCGTACGGGTGTCCCGCGCCGACGCCCACGCGGTGATGCACCTGTGGAGCTACATCGGCTGGCTGATGGGCGTCGACGAGGACTGGCTGCCGCACACCGAGCGCCGCGGCCGGCGGCTGCTCTACCACTTCCTGTCCCACGATCCGCCGCCGGACGGCAACAGCGTCGCCCTGGCCCGCGCGCTCATCGACATGACCGACGACGTGACGACCGGCTGGCGGCGCCGCTACGAGCGGGAGCGGGCCCTGTCGGTGAGCTGCTGGCTGCTCGGCCGGGCCGCCCTGCGCGACCTCGGCCTGCCCTACCGCCCGCCGTGGTACGGCCTCGCCCGGATCGGCGCGAACCTGCTGGTCAGCCAGGGTCTCGGCCGGCTGCCCGGAGGCCGCGCCCGGCTGCTGGCCCGGTCCGAGCGCCAGGCGCGGGCCCAGTTCCACCGCTGGGGCGCGGCCCTCCCACCCGCCTGA
- a CDS encoding acyl carrier protein has protein sequence MASQAFTENDLRTLLLAVGADPGIGSADYGRSFTDLDLDSLARTEIATRIQDRYGVEVEPRLDADSTPESLRSLVNDLAAANS, from the coding sequence ATGGCATCCCAAGCCTTCACCGAAAACGATCTGCGCACCCTGCTGCTGGCGGTCGGCGCCGACCCCGGCATCGGCTCCGCCGACTACGGCCGCTCGTTCACCGACCTGGATCTGGACTCGCTGGCCCGGACCGAGATCGCCACCCGGATCCAGGACCGGTACGGCGTCGAAGTCGAGCCGCGACTGGACGCCGACAGCACGCCGGAGAGCCTGCGCTCCCTGGTCAACGACCTCGCCGCCGCGAACAGCTGA
- a CDS encoding cupin domain-containing protein, whose translation MERRRQAVIGFPDVPSNTRRGGDLRTLVSPATVGSTSGFCGAVRLAPGEGVSEHYHPYSEEYLYLVSGELRVDLDGRPVTVRPDHALLVPRNVRHRLTNVGAGTALVVFQLSPLAPRPELGHVDTEPGPNEHLAPVPVVTG comes from the coding sequence CTGGAGCGGCGGCGGCAGGCCGTGATCGGCTTCCCGGACGTGCCGTCGAACACCCGGCGGGGCGGCGACCTGCGTACCCTCGTCTCGCCGGCGACCGTCGGCTCGACCTCCGGGTTCTGCGGCGCGGTCCGGCTGGCGCCCGGCGAGGGTGTCTCCGAGCACTACCACCCGTACTCCGAGGAGTACCTCTACCTGGTCAGCGGCGAGCTGCGGGTGGACCTGGACGGCCGGCCGGTGACGGTACGCCCGGACCACGCGCTGCTCGTGCCGCGCAACGTCCGGCACCGGCTGACCAACGTCGGCGCCGGCACCGCCCTGGTGGTGTTCCAGCTCAGCCCGCTGGCGCCGCGCCCCGAACTGGGCCACGTCGACACCGAGCCGGGCCCGAACGAGCATCTCGCGCCGGTGCCGGTGGTGACCGGATGA
- a CDS encoding beta-ketoacyl-[acyl-carrier-protein] synthase family protein, which yields MTRRSVVTGIGVVVPGGANREEFWSRIVAGKPAIRRISRFDPGAYRSQIAAECDFDPAGYGLSPQVIRRTDRFVQMALASADEAVRDSGLDLAATDTERIGVSLGSAVGATIRLEDEYVVASDHGRAWTVDENHLMPFMYQQLVPSSAATELAVRYGAHGPAAVISTGCTSGIDSIGHAHGLIQDGEADVVIAGASDAPISPITVACFDAIRATTPSNDEPELASRPFDAGRQGFVLGEGSAVLIVEELEHARARGARIYCEVSGYAARANGFHMTGLRPDGFELGEAISETVAQSGISPEDIGYISAHGSGTKQNDRHETAAYKRALGDTVRKIPISSIKSVVGHSLGAIGSIEMAACALVIERGIIPPTANLTDPDPECDLDYTPLVSREARVDHALSAGSGFGGFQSAMVFSRVLQ from the coding sequence ATGACCCGGCGCAGCGTGGTGACCGGCATCGGGGTGGTGGTGCCGGGCGGCGCGAACCGCGAGGAGTTCTGGAGCCGGATCGTGGCCGGCAAGCCGGCGATCCGGCGGATCTCCCGCTTCGACCCGGGCGCGTACCGGTCGCAGATCGCGGCCGAGTGCGACTTCGACCCGGCCGGGTACGGCCTGTCGCCGCAGGTGATCCGCCGCACCGACCGGTTCGTGCAGATGGCCCTGGCATCGGCGGACGAGGCCGTCCGGGACTCCGGCCTGGACCTGGCGGCGACCGACACCGAACGGATCGGGGTGAGCCTGGGCAGCGCGGTCGGCGCCACGATCCGGCTCGAGGACGAGTACGTGGTGGCCAGCGATCACGGCCGGGCCTGGACGGTGGACGAGAACCACCTCATGCCGTTCATGTACCAGCAGTTGGTGCCGTCGAGCGCGGCCACCGAACTGGCGGTCCGGTACGGCGCGCACGGCCCGGCCGCGGTGATCTCCACCGGCTGCACCTCGGGGATCGACTCGATCGGGCACGCCCACGGTCTGATCCAGGACGGCGAGGCGGATGTGGTCATCGCGGGCGCCTCGGACGCGCCGATCTCCCCGATCACGGTGGCCTGCTTCGACGCGATCCGGGCCACCACCCCGAGCAACGACGAGCCGGAACTGGCGTCGCGCCCGTTCGACGCGGGCCGGCAGGGCTTCGTGCTCGGGGAGGGCTCGGCCGTACTGATCGTGGAGGAGCTGGAGCACGCCCGGGCCCGCGGCGCCCGCATCTACTGCGAGGTGTCCGGGTACGCGGCCCGGGCCAACGGGTTCCACATGACCGGCCTGCGGCCGGACGGGTTCGAGCTGGGCGAGGCGATCAGCGAGACGGTCGCGCAGTCCGGCATCAGCCCGGAGGACATCGGCTACATCAGCGCACACGGCTCCGGCACCAAGCAGAACGACCGCCACGAGACGGCCGCCTACAAGCGGGCGCTCGGCGACACCGTACGGAAGATCCCGATCAGCTCGATCAAGTCGGTGGTCGGGCACTCGCTCGGCGCCATCGGCTCGATCGAGATGGCCGCCTGCGCGCTGGTCATCGAACGCGGGATCATCCCGCCGACGGCGAACCTGACCGACCCCGACCCGGAGTGCGACCTGGACTACACGCCGCTGGTCAGCCGGGAGGCGCGGGTGGACCACGCGCTCTCGGCGGGCAGCGGCTTCGGCGGTTTCCAGTCGGCCATGGTGTTCTCCCGGGTCTTGCAATGA
- a CDS encoding beta-ketoacyl synthase N-terminal-like domain-containing protein: MNARMPVITGIGVVAPTGVGVAEHWRNSLAGTARIAPISAPEPPAPTNGSPSSADRGLPISVAGEVAGFTHTEFVENRLAVQTDRWTWMALAATGMALTDADLDPRREVPMDLSVVTASGSGGNAFGQREIQALWRDGPRTVSAYQSIGWFYAASSGQISIRHQLKGACGVLVADGAGGIDAVAQARRLIRRGSSAVVAGGTEAPLSPYALACQSSVGTLHRGADPALAYRPFAAGASGYVPGEGGAMLVLEAAHRARGRAAQVYAEIAGTASTHDAHHPSEPAPDHRQLARAMRTALDRAGVSPDRIGVVFADGAGDPLRDRLEAAAIAEVFGGRRVPVTVPKTMTGRLCSGAAALDLAWAALALRHDVVPPTVNVDPADVAASGLDLVTEAREGAGLRAALVVARGVGGFNAAAVLTAPAA, from the coding sequence ATGAACGCGCGGATGCCGGTGATCACCGGCATCGGCGTGGTGGCGCCGACCGGCGTGGGCGTGGCCGAGCACTGGCGCAACTCGCTGGCCGGCACCGCCCGGATCGCCCCGATCTCGGCCCCCGAGCCGCCCGCCCCCACGAATGGCTCCCCCTCCTCGGCCGACCGGGGTCTGCCGATCTCGGTCGCCGGGGAGGTGGCCGGCTTCACGCACACCGAGTTCGTGGAGAACCGGCTCGCCGTACAGACCGACCGGTGGACCTGGATGGCGCTGGCCGCCACCGGGATGGCGCTCACCGACGCGGACCTGGATCCGCGCCGGGAGGTGCCGATGGACCTGTCGGTGGTGACGGCGAGCGGCTCGGGCGGCAACGCGTTCGGGCAGCGGGAGATCCAGGCGCTCTGGCGGGACGGGCCGCGGACGGTCAGCGCGTACCAGTCGATCGGCTGGTTCTACGCCGCGAGCAGCGGGCAGATCTCCATCCGGCACCAGCTCAAGGGCGCGTGCGGGGTGCTGGTCGCGGACGGTGCGGGCGGCATCGACGCGGTCGCCCAGGCTCGCCGGCTGATCCGCCGGGGCAGTTCGGCGGTGGTGGCCGGGGGCACCGAGGCGCCGCTGTCGCCGTACGCGCTGGCCTGCCAGAGCAGCGTGGGCACCCTGCACCGAGGCGCCGACCCGGCGCTCGCGTACCGGCCGTTCGCGGCCGGCGCGAGCGGCTACGTGCCGGGCGAGGGCGGCGCGATGCTGGTGCTGGAGGCGGCACACCGGGCCCGGGGCCGGGCGGCACAGGTCTACGCCGAGATCGCCGGCACCGCCTCCACCCACGACGCGCACCATCCGTCCGAGCCGGCCCCGGACCACCGCCAGCTGGCCCGGGCCATGCGCACCGCACTGGACCGGGCCGGCGTCTCCCCGGACCGGATCGGCGTGGTCTTCGCCGACGGCGCCGGGGACCCGCTCCGCGACCGCCTGGAGGCCGCGGCGATCGCCGAGGTGTTCGGTGGCCGCCGGGTGCCGGTGACCGTGCCGAAGACGATGACCGGCCGGCTCTGCTCGGGCGCGGCCGCGCTCGATCTGGCCTGGGCGGCGCTGGCCCTGCGGCACGACGTGGTGCCGCCGACCGTCAACGTGGACCCGGCCGACGTCGCCGCGTCCGGGCTGGACCTGGTCACCGAGGCCCGCGAGGGCGCCGGCCTGCGGGCCGCGCTGGTGGTGGCGCGGGGCGTGGGCGGCTTCAACGCCGCGGCCGTGCTCACCGCCCCCGCCGCCTGA
- a CDS encoding carbohydrate-binding domain-containing protein, with product MPRIPRLAVPAVLTATALAAWVAPAPAFAAGPAAAAALAANQASHLSAADLTWNESDVAAVTLTGTSATTTSSNVTVSGSTVTVTAAGTYRFSGTLTSGQIVVNSTGTGIVRLILNGVTITGSTGAINVVAADEVLVHLTAGTTNRLTDGTASADAPLASAADTTIAGTGSLIVTGNANDAINVKDGLVIAGGTITATAPDDAIRGQDYVIVSGGSITATAGGDGLKSDNEEDATRGYVAVTGGTVNVTSTGDALTGQTDVIVNGGSITAKTTGADSAKGLKAGVLSVISDGTVNVTATDDGVHSDAAVTIDGGTTTVSSGDDGVHAETDVRIGGGTVNVTKSYEGVEGLKVYVTGGTVSATASDDAFNASDPAYGEMQNSPNALISITGGTVSVSGGTDGLDSNGALTIGGGTVVVSGSGTRGGGEGGLDSNGALTITAGTLISTGISATTSTLPTSGQGWVSVTLSANQPAGTVVHIATTSGTQIASYTAAKAFRGVVFSSNQIARGTTYAIRTGGSVSGTAVGGGLYLGGTLNGTQVATVVAGTR from the coding sequence ATGCCCAGAATCCCCCGTCTGGCCGTCCCCGCGGTGCTGACCGCCACCGCCCTGGCCGCCTGGGTGGCACCCGCCCCGGCGTTCGCGGCCGGGCCCGCCGCCGCGGCCGCGCTCGCCGCCAACCAGGCCTCGCACCTGAGCGCCGCCGACCTGACCTGGAACGAGTCGGACGTCGCGGCGGTCACCCTGACCGGCACGAGCGCCACCACGACCAGCTCCAACGTGACCGTCTCCGGCAGCACGGTGACCGTCACGGCGGCCGGCACCTACCGGTTCAGCGGCACCCTCACCAGCGGCCAGATCGTCGTCAACAGCACCGGCACCGGCATCGTCCGGCTCATCCTCAACGGTGTGACGATCACCGGCAGCACCGGCGCCATCAACGTCGTCGCCGCCGACGAGGTGCTGGTGCACCTGACGGCCGGCACCACCAACCGGCTGACCGACGGCACCGCCTCCGCCGACGCCCCGCTCGCCTCGGCCGCCGACACGACCATCGCCGGCACCGGGTCGCTGATCGTCACCGGCAACGCCAACGACGCCATCAACGTCAAGGACGGCCTGGTCATCGCGGGTGGCACGATCACCGCGACGGCGCCGGACGACGCCATCCGCGGCCAGGACTACGTGATCGTCTCCGGTGGCTCGATCACCGCGACGGCCGGTGGCGACGGCCTCAAGTCGGACAACGAGGAGGACGCCACCCGCGGGTACGTGGCGGTCACCGGCGGCACCGTCAACGTCACCTCGACCGGCGACGCGCTCACCGGCCAGACCGACGTGATCGTCAACGGCGGCTCGATCACGGCGAAGACCACCGGCGCCGACTCGGCGAAGGGCCTCAAGGCCGGCGTGCTCAGCGTGATCAGCGACGGCACGGTCAACGTCACCGCCACCGACGACGGCGTCCACTCCGACGCCGCGGTCACCATCGACGGCGGCACCACGACCGTGTCCAGCGGTGACGACGGCGTGCACGCGGAGACCGACGTGCGGATCGGCGGCGGCACGGTCAACGTCACCAAGTCGTACGAGGGGGTGGAGGGCCTCAAGGTGTACGTGACCGGCGGCACCGTCTCGGCCACCGCCTCCGACGACGCGTTCAACGCCTCCGACCCGGCCTACGGGGAGATGCAGAACTCCCCGAACGCGCTCATCTCGATCACCGGCGGCACCGTGAGCGTCAGCGGCGGCACCGACGGCCTCGACTCCAACGGCGCCCTCACCATCGGCGGCGGCACGGTCGTGGTCAGCGGCTCCGGCACCCGCGGCGGCGGCGAGGGCGGCCTGGACTCCAACGGCGCCCTCACCATCACCGCCGGCACCCTGATCTCCACCGGGATCAGCGCCACCACCAGCACCCTCCCGACCTCCGGGCAGGGCTGGGTGTCGGTCACCCTCAGCGCCAACCAGCCGGCCGGCACCGTGGTGCACATCGCCACCACCTCCGGCACGCAGATCGCGTCGTACACCGCGGCGAAGGCGTTCCGCGGCGTGGTCTTCTCCTCCAACCAGATCGCCCGGGGTACGACCTACGCGATCCGGACCGGCGGAAGCGTCTCCGGCACCGCTGTCGGCGGCGGCCTCTACCTGGGCGGCACGCTCAACGGCACCCAGGTCGCCACGGTGGTGGCCGGCACCAGATAG
- a CDS encoding polyphosphate polymerase domain-containing protein: MSATTHLDPISLAELTDKAELQTRVDRKYVLPLEAAQELVELLDPRTRVLEIDGERTFRYRSVYFDTPDLVSYRLTAHRRRRRFKVRTRTYLDSALCWLEVKTEGYRGGTVKNRLPYQACDHDTVEPGRWFVDDVLGHSAGLDLAPTLLTHYRRTTFYQPADDSRATVDVDLTWTGVDGTALTLPHVAVVETKTGSAVSPVDRLLWARGHRPTSISKYATGLAALRPDLPAVPWRRLMRRHFSC, translated from the coding sequence GTGAGCGCGACCACCCACCTGGATCCGATCTCGCTGGCCGAGCTCACCGACAAGGCCGAGTTGCAGACGCGGGTCGACCGCAAGTACGTCCTTCCCCTGGAAGCGGCCCAGGAACTGGTGGAACTCCTCGATCCGCGGACCCGGGTGCTGGAGATCGACGGCGAGCGGACGTTCCGCTACCGGTCGGTCTACTTCGACACCCCGGACCTGGTCAGCTACCGGCTCACCGCGCACCGCCGGCGGCGGCGGTTCAAGGTCCGCACCCGGACCTATCTGGACTCGGCGCTGTGCTGGCTCGAGGTGAAGACCGAGGGCTACCGCGGCGGAACCGTCAAGAACCGGCTGCCCTACCAGGCATGCGACCACGACACGGTCGAGCCGGGCCGCTGGTTCGTCGACGACGTGCTGGGCCACAGCGCCGGGCTGGACCTCGCGCCGACGCTGCTCACGCACTACCGGCGAACCACGTTCTACCAGCCCGCGGACGACTCCCGGGCGACCGTCGACGTCGATCTCACCTGGACCGGCGTGGACGGCACCGCACTGACCCTCCCGCACGTCGCGGTGGTCGAGACCAAGACCGGATCGGCCGTCTCCCCGGTCGACCGGCTGCTGTGGGCCCGCGGGCACCGGCCCACCAGCATCTCCAAGTACGCGACCGGGCTCGCAGCGTTGCGCCCCGATCTGCCCGCCGTCCCCTGGCGCCGTCTCATGCGCCGTCATTTCTCCTGCTGA
- a CDS encoding DUF4956 domain-containing protein — translation MSLLVFGLYFPRHRRRDLVVAYLGVNVGVLAVAGSLSSSTVGAGLGLGLFGVLSIIRLRSTELDQHEVAYYFSALALGILGPLSGGEQWLAPALMGLILMVMYLGDHPRLFRSYGRQVLVLDSAVTDPLTLTVQLEGILGARVHKATIERLDLVNETTVVDVRYSYAQGRKAPSLAGVNR, via the coding sequence GTGTCCCTTCTGGTCTTCGGGCTGTATTTTCCCCGGCACCGGCGGCGGGACCTGGTGGTGGCCTATCTCGGCGTCAACGTGGGCGTCCTCGCGGTGGCCGGGTCGCTCAGCTCCAGCACGGTCGGCGCGGGCCTCGGGCTCGGGCTCTTCGGCGTGCTGTCGATCATCCGGCTGCGATCCACCGAACTGGACCAGCACGAGGTGGCGTACTACTTCTCGGCCCTCGCGCTGGGCATCCTCGGGCCGCTCAGCGGTGGGGAGCAGTGGCTGGCGCCGGCGCTGATGGGGCTGATCCTGATGGTCATGTACCTGGGTGACCACCCACGGCTGTTCCGGTCGTACGGACGGCAGGTGCTGGTGCTGGACAGTGCCGTCACCGACCCGCTCACCCTGACCGTGCAGCTGGAGGGCATCCTCGGGGCGCGCGTGCACAAGGCCACCATCGAGCGGCTGGACCTGGTCAACGAGACGACCGTGGTCGACGTGCGCTACTCGTACGCCCAGGGAAGGAAAGCGCCGTCGCTTGCCGGAGTGAACCGGTGA